A single window of Ficedula albicollis isolate OC2 chromosome 8, FicAlb1.5, whole genome shotgun sequence DNA harbors:
- the ARPC5 gene encoding actin-related protein 2/3 complex subunit 5, giving the protein MAKHTVSSARFRRVDVDEYDENKFVDEEDGGDGQAGPDEGEVDSCLRQGNMMAALQAALKNPPINTKNQAVKDRAESIVLKVLISFKANDIEKAVQSLDKNGVDLLMKYIYKGFESPSDNSSAVLLQWHEKALAAGGVGSIVRVLTARKTV; this is encoded by the exons ATGGCGAAGCACACCGTGTCCTCGGCGCGGTTCCGCCGGGTGGACGTGGATGAGTACGACGAGAACAAGTTCGTGGATGAGGAGGACGGCGGCGACGGGCAAGCGGGGCCTGATGAGGGCGAGGTGGACTCGTGCCTGCGGCA AGGGAACATGATggctgcactgcaggcagctctgaagAACCCTCCCATCAACACAAAGAACCAGGCAGTGAAG GACCGTGCAGAGAGCATCGTGCTGAAGGTGCTCATCTCCTTCAAAGCCAATGACATTGAGAAGGCGGTGCAGTCGCTGGACAAGAACGGGGTGGACCTGCTCATGAAGTACATCTACAAGGGCTTTGAGAGCCCCTCTGacaacagcagtgctgtgctgctgcagtggcatGAGAAG GcgctggctgcaggaggagttGGCTCCATTGTGCGTGTTCTGACTGCCAGGAAGACAGTGtaa